One Brassica napus cultivar Da-Ae chromosome C2, Da-Ae, whole genome shotgun sequence DNA window includes the following coding sequences:
- the LOC106363365 gene encoding uncharacterized protein LOC106363365 isoform X1, translating into MTLRPSFRSRGNPSKAASASRGSDKNQGGSFLISMKEVLDDGGSNPVVETTPTKVVARDAAPLPEVQVPEADYQAPKGTSEVERSRHKRPRTDQGGAPTRSSSSSSRGGTVGWSFTHSKPGSILDDSWGLAAIMRHLKSVGCPLPALKDLTNRDEYLDIAHCMGQLAGAVNRAQLRFENALHAAPSAGELAEVTEMVKAAKADLDQARVRISELEAEVTRLGLKADAQQGEIESQKLDIQVKSRRVNDLEAARRIAEHQVRELIASSQDSQKNKEAEVKLAVREGKKEVAEAYGKILVCVKEKFARKKDEVSALVYAQELQANADLLKDMLNNKIQSVEEEYNQLVALLPEATTAYEKAQVSDFSVSKLPLPQISESSAPVEAAIGGDGNVVDEGVPAGAGDPIQEEEED; encoded by the exons ATGACTCTGCGACCATCATTCCGTTCTAGGGGTAACCCCTCCAAGGCTGCCAGTGCTTCTCGTGGAAGCGACAAGAACCAAGGAGGATCGTTCCTTATCTCAATGAAGGAAGTTTTGGACGACGGAGGATCCAATCCTGTTGTCGAGACTACTCCAACTAAGGTTGTAGCTCGGGATGCTGCTCCTCTCCCTGAGGTCCAGGTGCCGGAGGCTGACTACCAGGCTCCAAAGGGTACCTCTGAGGTCGAGCGGTCGAGACACAAGAGGCCCAGGACCGATCAGGGCGGAGCTCCCACccgttcttcttcctcgtcctctagaGGAGGAACTGTTGGGTGGAGCTTTACACATTCGAAGCCTGGGTCGATCCTGGACGACTCTTGGGGCCTAGCTGCGATAATGAGGCACCTGAAGAGCGTGGGATGTCCCCTTCCAGCGCTCAAGGACCTGACTAACCGAGATGAGTATCTCGATATTGCTCACTGTATGGGTCAG TTGGCTGGGGCTGTTAACAGGGCCCAGCTCAGGTTTGAGAATGCTCTGCATGCTGCCCCCAGTGCTGGTGAACTTGCTGAGGTTACCGAGATGGTTAAGGCAGCCAAAGCCGATCTTGACCAAGCCCGGGTTCGAATTTCTGAACTCGAAGCCGAAGTGACGAGGCTAGGGTTGAAGGCCGATGCTCAGCAAGGAGAGATCGAGAGCCAAAAACTCGATATCCAGGTGAAGAGCAGGAGGGTCAACGATTTGGAAGCCGCTCGAAGGATAGCTGAGCATCAAGTACGTGAGCTCATTGCCTCGTCCCAGGATAGCCAGAAGAACAAGGAAGCTGAAGTCAAACTGGCTGTAAGGGAAGGGAAGAAAGAAGTCGCCGAAGCTTACGGCAAGATCCTGGTCTGTGTTAAGGAGAAGTTTGCTAGGAAGAAAGATGAGGTCAGCGCCTTGGTGTATGCTCAGGAGCTCCAAGCTAATGCCGACCTCTTGAAGGATATGCTGAACAACAAGATCCAAAGCGTTGAAGAGGAGTACAACCAATTGGTGGCCTTATTACCAGAAGCGACAACTGCGTATGAGAAGGCCCAAGTCTCTGACTTCTCGGTCAGCAAGCTTCCTCTTCCCCAGATCTCGGAGAGTTCAG CTCCAGTCGAGGCAGCTATAGGAGGTGATGGCAATGTGGTCGATGAGGGAGTTCCTGCCGGTGCTGGTGATCCGATtcaggaagaggaggaagattGA
- the LOC106363365 gene encoding uncharacterized protein LOC106363365 isoform X2: protein MTLRPSFRSRGNPSKAASASRGSDKNQGGSFLISMKEVLDDGGSNPVVETTPTKVVARDAAPLPEVQVPEADYQAPKGTSEVERSRHKRPRTDQGGAPTRSSSSSSRGGTVGWSFTHSKPGSILDDSWGLAAIMRHLKSVGCPLPALKDLTNRDEYLDIAHCMGQLAGAVNRAQLRFENALHAAPSAGELAEVTEMVKAAKADLDQARVRISELEAEVTRLGLKADAQQGEIESQKLDIQVKSRRVNDLEAARRIAEHQVRELIASSQDSQKNKEAEVKLAVREGKKEVAEAYGKILVCVKEKFARKKDEVSALVYAQELQANADLLKDMLNNKIQSVEEEYNQLVALLPEATTAYEKAQVSDFSVSKLPLPQISESSVEAAIGGDGNVVDEGVPAGAGDPIQEEEED from the exons ATGACTCTGCGACCATCATTCCGTTCTAGGGGTAACCCCTCCAAGGCTGCCAGTGCTTCTCGTGGAAGCGACAAGAACCAAGGAGGATCGTTCCTTATCTCAATGAAGGAAGTTTTGGACGACGGAGGATCCAATCCTGTTGTCGAGACTACTCCAACTAAGGTTGTAGCTCGGGATGCTGCTCCTCTCCCTGAGGTCCAGGTGCCGGAGGCTGACTACCAGGCTCCAAAGGGTACCTCTGAGGTCGAGCGGTCGAGACACAAGAGGCCCAGGACCGATCAGGGCGGAGCTCCCACccgttcttcttcctcgtcctctagaGGAGGAACTGTTGGGTGGAGCTTTACACATTCGAAGCCTGGGTCGATCCTGGACGACTCTTGGGGCCTAGCTGCGATAATGAGGCACCTGAAGAGCGTGGGATGTCCCCTTCCAGCGCTCAAGGACCTGACTAACCGAGATGAGTATCTCGATATTGCTCACTGTATGGGTCAG TTGGCTGGGGCTGTTAACAGGGCCCAGCTCAGGTTTGAGAATGCTCTGCATGCTGCCCCCAGTGCTGGTGAACTTGCTGAGGTTACCGAGATGGTTAAGGCAGCCAAAGCCGATCTTGACCAAGCCCGGGTTCGAATTTCTGAACTCGAAGCCGAAGTGACGAGGCTAGGGTTGAAGGCCGATGCTCAGCAAGGAGAGATCGAGAGCCAAAAACTCGATATCCAGGTGAAGAGCAGGAGGGTCAACGATTTGGAAGCCGCTCGAAGGATAGCTGAGCATCAAGTACGTGAGCTCATTGCCTCGTCCCAGGATAGCCAGAAGAACAAGGAAGCTGAAGTCAAACTGGCTGTAAGGGAAGGGAAGAAAGAAGTCGCCGAAGCTTACGGCAAGATCCTGGTCTGTGTTAAGGAGAAGTTTGCTAGGAAGAAAGATGAGGTCAGCGCCTTGGTGTATGCTCAGGAGCTCCAAGCTAATGCCGACCTCTTGAAGGATATGCTGAACAACAAGATCCAAAGCGTTGAAGAGGAGTACAACCAATTGGTGGCCTTATTACCAGAAGCGACAACTGCGTATGAGAAGGCCCAAGTCTCTGACTTCTCGGTCAGCAAGCTTCCTCTTCCCCAGATCTCGGAGAGTTCAG TCGAGGCAGCTATAGGAGGTGATGGCAATGTGGTCGATGAGGGAGTTCCTGCCGGTGCTGGTGATCCGATtcaggaagaggaggaagattGA